One part of the Rothia sp. ZJ932 genome encodes these proteins:
- a CDS encoding glycosyltransferase family 2 protein gives MIISTVAIIVRTKDRPTFLTRALANIAAQTYPHYNVVVVNDGGATAPVDRIVATAGLGEKVQVLHREVSEGMEAASNAGIRASASDYIAIHDDDDLWEPTFLEKTVARLEQTGAAMVTVRIDEYFERITDAGIFKHLDSRPFWGFIQGVHLHDLFRINRAVPIGILHRRSLHDELGYYEESLPVVGDWEFNLRVAQRYPVEFVDENLAHWSKRVNATGANANSTVAGFDAHRHYDACVREEAVRDHLTSGGHAGPYLFAANLANEVQGAVDEAHASVRASAGETADMLRGVSEKLDRIEHAQREQAERLARIEKALSVKDRVRSVLKRG, from the coding sequence GTGATTATTTCTACCGTTGCCATCATTGTTCGTACTAAAGATCGCCCTACGTTTTTGACTCGCGCGCTGGCTAATATCGCGGCGCAGACCTACCCGCATTACAATGTGGTGGTGGTCAATGACGGTGGCGCTACTGCTCCCGTTGATCGAATTGTCGCTACTGCTGGGCTGGGTGAAAAAGTTCAGGTTCTTCACCGCGAGGTCAGTGAGGGCATGGAGGCTGCTTCTAATGCTGGCATCCGTGCCAGCGCCTCAGACTACATCGCTATTCACGATGACGATGACCTGTGGGAGCCCACCTTCCTTGAAAAGACCGTGGCTCGCCTTGAGCAGACAGGCGCGGCGATGGTGACGGTTCGTATCGATGAGTATTTTGAGCGCATCACGGACGCGGGCATCTTCAAACATTTAGATTCGCGTCCTTTCTGGGGTTTCATTCAGGGCGTTCATTTGCACGATCTTTTCCGCATTAACCGGGCTGTTCCTATCGGCATTTTGCACAGGCGTTCCCTGCACGATGAGCTGGGCTATTACGAGGAGTCCCTACCTGTGGTGGGTGACTGGGAGTTCAACCTGCGCGTAGCTCAGCGCTACCCCGTGGAGTTCGTCGATGAGAACCTTGCCCACTGGTCTAAGCGGGTCAATGCTACCGGCGCGAACGCTAATAGTACGGTGGCTGGTTTTGATGCGCACCGCCATTACGATGCGTGCGTTCGTGAAGAAGCGGTGCGCGACCATCTGACATCGGGTGGTCACGCTGGTCCTTACCTTTTTGCTGCCAACCTCGCTAACGAGGTCCAGGGCGCGGTAGATGAGGCACACGCGAGCGTGCGTGCCTCCGCCGGGGAAACCGCTGATATGCTGCGCGGTGTCAGTGAGAAACTTGATCGCATTGAGCACGCCCAGCGTGAGCAGGCAGAACGTCTTGCCCGCATTGAGAAAGCACTATCGGTTAAAGACCGCGTTCGGTCAGTTCTGAAGCGGGGTTAG
- a CDS encoding phosphatase PAP2 family protein produces MPDSTLRRRLLLTGLTCALIFCVITSFIVLTNHDNLFDQWLWHLAISERADALNPLVARFTQAFNTVPQTIYATVAAIALSRAHRSAKPFFTIACGMVVAPGLMWVIKRIIDRLRPAEEFHLVPEYAYSFPSGHATGITALSLGIYLAAYALMGRTARVLTGVTAGILILAVAASRIYAGVHWGTDVLAGILLGACITLLGYAVFPEVISGRTPGTLCKSPSSCTSRQPV; encoded by the coding sequence ATGCCCGATTCCACCTTGCGCCGCCGCCTGCTGCTGACCGGCCTCACCTGCGCGCTGATTTTCTGTGTAATTACAAGTTTTATCGTGCTCACCAACCACGACAACCTTTTTGACCAGTGGCTGTGGCACCTCGCCATCAGCGAGAGAGCGGACGCGCTCAACCCCCTGGTGGCGCGCTTCACGCAGGCCTTCAACACGGTACCGCAAACAATCTACGCAACCGTTGCCGCTATAGCGCTGAGCCGGGCACACCGGTCTGCAAAGCCCTTTTTCACTATTGCATGTGGCATGGTGGTGGCACCGGGGCTCATGTGGGTCATCAAACGCATTATTGACCGTTTGCGCCCGGCAGAGGAATTCCACCTGGTACCTGAGTATGCTTACTCTTTTCCTTCGGGGCATGCCACCGGTATAACAGCCCTGAGCCTAGGCATCTACCTCGCCGCCTACGCCCTCATGGGTCGTACAGCGCGCGTCCTGACCGGTGTTACTGCGGGCATACTGATACTTGCTGTCGCCGCCAGCCGCATCTACGCAGGAGTACACTGGGGAACCGACGTGCTGGCGGGCATCTTACTGGGAGCTTGCATCACGCTACTGGGGTACGCGGTCTTTCCCGAAGTCATTAGCGGGCGTACACCGGGTACCCTCTGTAAATCACCTAGCTCTTGTACCAGTCGTCAGCCGGTGTAA
- the nadE gene encoding ammonia-dependent NAD(+) synthetase has product MSELQQQIVAHMGVKPEIDAPEEIRKRVQFLCDYLKASHTQGFVLGISGGVDSTLTGRLCQLAVEELAFEGIDADFVAVRLPYKVQADEDDAQAALDFIMPKTTVTYNIGQAVDGFADAFEDATGRTIGDFNKGNVKARARMIAQYALAGEKNLLVVGTDHAAENITGFFTKFGDGGADVLPLAGLNKRQNRQLLKTLGAKERLWVKAPTADLLDGNPGRTDEDELGITYDQIDDYLEGKQIDPAAAEALETKYLRSRHKRVLPVTPADDWYKS; this is encoded by the coding sequence ATGAGCGAACTTCAACAGCAGATTGTTGCCCACATGGGCGTTAAACCAGAGATTGATGCCCCCGAAGAGATTCGTAAGCGCGTGCAGTTTTTGTGCGATTACCTCAAGGCGAGCCACACACAGGGGTTTGTGTTGGGTATCAGCGGCGGCGTTGATTCCACCCTTACCGGACGTCTGTGCCAGCTCGCGGTAGAGGAGCTTGCCTTTGAAGGTATTGACGCTGATTTCGTGGCTGTTCGTTTGCCCTATAAGGTGCAAGCTGATGAGGATGACGCCCAGGCGGCACTGGATTTCATCATGCCCAAGACCACCGTTACTTATAACATTGGGCAAGCTGTGGACGGTTTCGCTGACGCTTTTGAAGACGCCACCGGGCGCACCATCGGTGATTTCAATAAGGGCAATGTCAAAGCGCGTGCGCGCATGATTGCCCAGTACGCACTGGCTGGTGAAAAGAACCTGCTGGTGGTAGGTACCGACCACGCAGCTGAGAACATCACCGGTTTCTTCACCAAGTTCGGTGACGGTGGCGCCGACGTGCTGCCCCTCGCTGGTTTGAACAAGCGCCAGAACCGGCAGCTGCTGAAGACTCTGGGCGCGAAAGAGCGGCTCTGGGTGAAGGCTCCCACTGCTGATTTGCTTGACGGAAACCCTGGGCGCACTGACGAGGACGAGCTCGGCATCACCTACGACCAGATTGATGACTACCTCGAAGGTAAGCAGATTGACCCCGCCGCAGCCGAAGCGCTCGAAACCAAATATCTGCGCTCACGCCACAAGCGCGTCCTACCCGTTACACCGGCTGACGACTGGTACAAGAGCTAG
- a CDS encoding S8 family serine peptidase, whose translation MNYRRKKAARAGASALLGFSLALPLAVAPGASAAELPHTQESIAQSAATSGKISANLKNTEGNISVFVKFKGEGAYRATQPKDVLDGSREPVAAVNRVQQIERAVQSQAAQVADQSSGKILYTTHNTVRGVALSGDAQALIDLANRSDVESIARIIPKERNNGGTVIDTEAINTWTQTGKTGKDVKVAVIDTGIDYTHATFGGPGTDAAYKSAKNSTDLPAQNAKLYDPKKFIGGYDFAGDSYDGSNDAQPDGNPLDCEIAGHGTHVGGTAVGYGVNADGSTFDGDYTKLSAKDVQGMKIGPGSAPEAQLLGFRVFGCEGSTNLTGQALDASLDPNGDGDFSDRADVVNLSLGSDFGPVDDPENEIMDSLYRNGVLTVVAAGNANSYQGVGDTYSILGTPGNTVSSLTVANSIGSNAYRDKAEILAPSDIAGEVAGDYSVNFDYDAATEEQLTGEVVMTTADNPYACDEYGPDVDFGGKWVFIDWSDETGDYPCGSGVRFDNIAKAGGKGVVLASQVLLENAGIAGNKTIPGIRINSQNAEKVREAVIKGGVRIKLDPESIGVAAIETGKLDTLNPSTARGQHGSQGFTKPDVAASGTSIKSAAVAGGNKPAVMTGTSMAAPHVAGIAALVAEAHPEYSPANIKAAIMNTAHHDLRDEEGDIFSVERVGSGRIDAKDAVDTDVLLYNSDRPEQVSTSFGVVELAPNETKTFTRNFTVENRGESARTFAVDFATSSELQGVTISAPETVTVGANNNATVTVTVTVNGAELAKQLDPATLESHSQIARQYISTLSSRILLTDGDFQLRAPVQIAPKPVSNMSAQAPTFTGAENAARVKLTGEALNQNGYISALGAFQLGEKSPRIPTHSLGIASAQAVDIQYVGANSTIPAQLATGNTNADPFLNFGISSWANWETFSRSLNYEIDIDLDNDDNPEYIVSTGRIAGVDYPIARLYKRQANGQFVSIDAQAINSVTGEVDTNLMDTNTMVVPVNLAKMNLSAQEAANLRYAVFSSAAGVDGLVDSTGWISYNPAAPDLAFGADKVVGSSALFADSPETELTAYRARKSDAQALFLHMHNGTGNLSGIRAGEDGAKAEVVDIETKTLTYDPRFTDVPAEHMFHEEISWLATRGITNGWADGTFRPDAPVERAAMAAFFYRLAGSPQFTVSTNSPFTDVPTTHPFYKEISWMAEQGITTGWADGTFRPDAPVERAAMAAFFYRLAGSPDTAAPANNVFADVSANHQFATEISWLSEQGITNGWDDNTYRPDLSIERGAMAAFVYRYDKNVLAKR comes from the coding sequence ATGAACTACCGTCGCAAGAAGGCAGCACGCGCTGGCGCGTCTGCCCTGCTGGGGTTCTCCCTGGCACTGCCGCTCGCAGTAGCACCCGGAGCATCCGCCGCAGAACTGCCTCACACCCAGGAATCCATTGCACAGTCTGCAGCAACCAGTGGAAAAATCAGCGCCAACCTTAAGAACACCGAAGGCAACATCAGCGTCTTCGTGAAGTTCAAGGGCGAAGGTGCTTACCGTGCTACCCAGCCCAAGGACGTCCTCGATGGCTCACGCGAACCCGTAGCAGCGGTTAATCGCGTACAGCAGATTGAGCGAGCCGTTCAGTCACAGGCAGCGCAGGTTGCCGATCAGTCATCAGGCAAGATTCTTTACACCACCCACAACACCGTACGAGGCGTAGCACTCTCCGGCGATGCGCAGGCACTGATTGATCTGGCGAACCGCAGCGACGTTGAAAGCATCGCCCGCATTATTCCTAAGGAACGCAACAACGGTGGCACCGTTATCGACACCGAGGCTATCAATACCTGGACCCAGACCGGCAAAACCGGTAAGGACGTCAAGGTAGCAGTCATCGACACCGGTATTGACTACACCCACGCAACCTTCGGCGGCCCCGGTACTGATGCAGCCTACAAGAGCGCAAAGAACTCCACCGATCTTCCGGCACAGAACGCTAAACTCTACGATCCCAAAAAGTTCATCGGTGGCTACGATTTTGCAGGCGATAGCTATGACGGATCCAATGACGCTCAGCCTGATGGCAACCCGCTTGACTGCGAAATTGCAGGTCACGGCACCCACGTTGGTGGCACCGCTGTAGGCTACGGCGTGAACGCTGACGGTTCAACTTTTGACGGGGATTACACCAAGCTCTCCGCCAAGGACGTTCAGGGCATGAAGATCGGCCCAGGTTCAGCACCAGAAGCTCAGCTGTTGGGCTTCCGCGTCTTTGGTTGTGAAGGTTCAACCAACCTCACCGGTCAGGCGCTGGACGCCTCACTTGACCCCAACGGTGACGGTGACTTCTCAGACCGCGCAGACGTCGTTAACCTGTCACTGGGCTCTGACTTCGGACCCGTTGACGATCCTGAAAACGAGATCATGGACTCCCTCTACCGCAACGGTGTTCTCACCGTTGTAGCAGCGGGTAACGCTAACAGCTACCAGGGTGTTGGTGATACCTACTCCATTTTGGGCACCCCCGGCAACACTGTTTCCTCTTTGACCGTAGCCAACTCTATTGGTTCAAACGCTTACAGGGACAAAGCTGAAATTCTTGCACCCTCCGACATTGCAGGTGAGGTAGCAGGCGACTACAGCGTTAACTTCGATTACGATGCAGCAACCGAAGAACAGCTCACCGGTGAAGTTGTTATGACCACCGCAGACAACCCCTACGCTTGTGATGAGTACGGCCCCGATGTTGATTTCGGTGGCAAGTGGGTTTTCATTGACTGGTCTGATGAAACCGGCGACTACCCCTGTGGTTCAGGCGTCCGCTTCGATAACATCGCTAAAGCAGGCGGTAAGGGCGTAGTACTGGCTTCTCAGGTTCTGCTGGAAAACGCGGGTATCGCAGGTAATAAGACTATCCCCGGCATCCGTATCAACTCACAGAACGCCGAAAAGGTGCGTGAAGCTGTCATCAAGGGCGGCGTGAGAATCAAGCTTGATCCCGAATCCATCGGTGTAGCCGCGATTGAAACCGGTAAGCTCGACACCTTGAACCCCTCCACCGCACGTGGTCAGCACGGTTCACAGGGCTTCACCAAGCCCGACGTCGCAGCATCGGGTACCTCCATCAAATCAGCAGCGGTAGCAGGCGGCAATAAGCCTGCTGTCATGACCGGCACCTCTATGGCTGCACCCCACGTAGCCGGTATCGCCGCGCTGGTAGCTGAAGCTCACCCGGAGTACTCACCTGCTAACATCAAGGCAGCCATTATGAATACCGCGCACCACGATCTTCGTGACGAAGAAGGAGACATCTTCTCCGTTGAGCGTGTAGGTTCCGGTCGCATCGACGCGAAGGACGCTGTAGACACAGACGTCCTGCTGTACAACTCAGACCGCCCCGAGCAGGTCTCAACCAGCTTCGGCGTTGTTGAGTTGGCACCCAACGAAACCAAAACTTTCACTCGCAACTTCACTGTTGAGAACCGTGGCGAATCAGCACGCACCTTCGCTGTAGATTTCGCAACCAGTTCAGAGCTTCAGGGCGTTACTATCTCAGCCCCTGAAACCGTTACTGTTGGCGCTAACAACAACGCTACCGTCACCGTGACCGTCACCGTTAACGGTGCCGAACTGGCTAAGCAGCTTGACCCTGCGACCCTCGAATCGCACTCCCAAATTGCTCGCCAGTACATCTCGACCCTCTCAAGCCGCATCCTGCTCACCGACGGTGACTTCCAGTTGCGCGCGCCCGTCCAAATTGCGCCTAAACCCGTCTCGAACATGAGCGCTCAGGCTCCCACCTTCACCGGCGCGGAGAACGCAGCTCGCGTTAAACTGACCGGCGAAGCTCTGAATCAGAACGGTTACATTTCAGCACTAGGTGCTTTCCAGCTAGGCGAGAAGAGCCCCCGCATTCCTACCCATTCACTGGGAATCGCATCTGCCCAGGCAGTAGATATTCAGTACGTGGGTGCAAACTCAACTATCCCCGCGCAGCTTGCCACCGGCAACACTAACGCTGACCCTTTCTTGAACTTCGGCATTTCATCTTGGGCTAACTGGGAGACTTTCAGTCGCAGCCTCAACTACGAGATTGACATCGACCTCGATAACGATGACAACCCCGAGTACATCGTTTCTACCGGTCGCATCGCCGGTGTTGATTACCCCATTGCCCGCCTCTACAAGCGTCAGGCAAACGGTCAGTTCGTTTCCATTGATGCACAGGCTATCAACAGTGTAACCGGTGAAGTAGATACCAACCTCATGGACACCAACACCATGGTTGTTCCTGTGAACCTCGCCAAGATGAACCTCAGCGCCCAAGAAGCGGCTAACCTGCGTTACGCCGTCTTCAGCTCAGCGGCAGGCGTCGATGGCCTGGTTGATAGCACCGGTTGGATCTCATACAACCCTGCAGCACCCGACCTTGCCTTCGGCGCAGATAAGGTTGTAGGCAGCTCAGCTCTCTTTGCTGATTCACCCGAAACTGAGCTGACCGCTTACCGTGCCCGCAAGAGCGATGCTCAGGCACTGTTCTTGCACATGCACAATGGAACCGGCAACCTCTCGGGTATCCGTGCAGGTGAAGATGGCGCTAAGGCTGAGGTTGTAGACATTGAGACCAAGACTCTCACTTACGACCCCCGCTTCACTGACGTTCCCGCTGAACACATGTTCCATGAGGAGATCTCATGGCTAGCGACCCGCGGCATCACCAACGGTTGGGCTGACGGCACCTTCCGCCCCGACGCTCCCGTTGAACGCGCCGCAATGGCAGCATTCTTCTACCGTCTCGCTGGCTCACCCCAGTTCACGGTATCTACCAACTCACCGTTCACCGATGTGCCCACCACCCACCCCTTCTACAAGGAAATTTCGTGGATGGCTGAGCAGGGTATCACCACAGGTTGGGCTGACGGCACCTTCCGCCCCGACGCTCCCGTTGAACGCGCCGCAATGGCAGCATTCTTCTACCGTCTCGCTGGCTCACCCGACACCGCAGCACCTGCCAATAATGTCTTCGCAGACGTGAGCGCTAATCACCAGTTTGCTACTGAGATTAGCTGGCTGTCTGAGCAAGGCATCACCAACGGCTGGGATGACAACACCTACCGCCCCGACCTCAGCATTGAGCGCGGCGCGATGGCAGCATTCGTCTACCGCTACGACAAGAACGTACTGGCTAAGCGCTAA
- a CDS encoding adenylosuccinate synthase, with translation MPAIVIVGAQWGDEGKGKATDLLGGRVDYVVKPNGGNNAGHTVVVNGQKFELKLLPAGILSENAVPVIGNGVVVNPEALFEEIDGLEARGADTSKLKISANAHLVAPYHQTMDKVTERFLGKRAIGTTGRGIGPAYMDKVGRLGIRVQDILDESILRQKVEGALRQKNELLVKVYNRHHVEVEEIVEYFMSFADRLAPMIVESTQLLNDALDEGKNLLMEGGQATFLDVDHGTYPFVTSSNPTAGGASVGSGIGPTRISRVIGIQKAYTTRVGAGPFPTELFDEMGEFLQKTGGEFGVNTGRPRRCGWYDAVLARQAVRINGFTDLFITKLDVLTGLEQIPVCVAYDVDGVRHDEMPMTQSDFHHAKPIYEYFPGWTEDITNAKTLDELPKNARKYVEKLEEISGCRISAIGVGPGREQTIVVRDLIED, from the coding sequence ATGCCAGCGATTGTGATTGTAGGCGCCCAGTGGGGCGATGAAGGCAAAGGTAAAGCTACCGACCTACTGGGTGGACGCGTCGATTACGTGGTGAAGCCCAACGGCGGCAACAATGCGGGCCATACTGTTGTGGTGAACGGTCAGAAGTTTGAGCTGAAGCTCCTTCCGGCGGGTATTCTTTCTGAAAACGCTGTGCCCGTGATTGGTAACGGCGTGGTCGTGAACCCCGAGGCTCTCTTTGAGGAAATCGACGGTCTTGAAGCCCGCGGTGCTGACACCTCTAAGCTGAAGATTTCAGCGAATGCTCACCTAGTTGCCCCCTACCATCAGACCATGGACAAGGTTACCGAGCGTTTCTTGGGTAAGCGCGCTATCGGTACTACCGGTCGTGGCATTGGTCCCGCTTACATGGACAAGGTCGGACGTCTGGGTATTCGCGTTCAGGACATCCTCGACGAGTCGATTCTGCGCCAGAAGGTTGAGGGCGCTCTGCGTCAGAAGAACGAACTGCTGGTGAAAGTCTACAACCGCCACCACGTTGAGGTCGAAGAAATCGTTGAGTACTTCATGAGCTTCGCCGACCGTCTGGCACCCATGATTGTTGAATCAACCCAGCTACTGAACGATGCGCTCGATGAAGGCAAGAACCTGCTCATGGAAGGCGGTCAGGCAACTTTCTTGGACGTTGACCACGGCACCTACCCCTTTGTCACCTCTTCCAACCCAACTGCTGGCGGTGCGTCCGTAGGTTCGGGCATTGGCCCCACCCGCATTTCCCGCGTCATTGGTATTCAGAAGGCATACACCACCCGCGTGGGCGCGGGTCCCTTCCCCACCGAACTCTTTGACGAGATGGGCGAATTTTTGCAGAAGACTGGCGGCGAATTCGGTGTGAACACCGGTCGCCCCCGCCGCTGTGGCTGGTACGACGCGGTGCTGGCACGTCAGGCTGTGCGCATCAACGGTTTCACTGACCTCTTCATCACCAAGCTGGATGTTCTCACCGGCTTGGAACAGATTCCTGTTTGTGTTGCCTACGATGTGGACGGCGTGCGTCACGACGAGATGCCCATGACCCAGTCGGACTTCCACCACGCTAAGCCCATCTACGAGTACTTCCCAGGTTGGACAGAAGATATCACCAACGCTAAGACTCTGGACGAGCTGCCCAAAAATGCGCGTAAGTACGTGGAGAAGCTCGAAGAAATCTCGGGTTGCCGTATTTCGGCGATTGGTGTTGGCCCCGGTCGCGAGCAGACCATTGTGGTGCGCGATCTAATCGAAGACTAA
- a CDS encoding M18 family aminopeptidase yields the protein MTFDAAQNIDDLASFVQAAPTSFHAAAEAARRLNTAGFTALNEEDAWAFDVATGKHYVVRDGAIIAWAGAPTAAKASGYRILGAHTDSPSFKLKPQSSVRSFTWNQVGVEVYGGPLLNSWLDRELCIAGRLVTAIDGTLTSHLVKTAPVARIPQLAIHLDRDANNGLKLDKQGNIYPVWGAGDSTGDVLGYLASHTENGAIDPEKIVGYDLLLADTQAPRVFGENQEFFASGRLDNLSSVHAGLTALTRFTASDAYASAQHTVILAAFDHEEIGSESRSGAAGSFLEDILVRLSAARGESTEEHRRSIAESFCLSSDAGHLLHPNYAGHHDPRVRPAPAAGPLLKINANQRYATDALGAGTFALACQKAGVPYQEFVSNNNVPCGSTIGPITATRLGIRTVDVGLGLLSMHSAREMCHVDDVAYLTRAIEGFFAL from the coding sequence ATGACCTTTGATGCAGCTCAGAATATTGATGACCTCGCCAGCTTTGTGCAGGCAGCGCCCACCAGCTTTCACGCGGCAGCAGAAGCCGCGCGTCGCCTGAACACAGCGGGTTTTACAGCCCTTAATGAAGAGGATGCGTGGGCATTTGACGTTGCCACCGGCAAGCACTACGTGGTGCGTGACGGCGCCATCATCGCCTGGGCAGGCGCGCCCACTGCCGCAAAAGCCTCCGGCTATCGCATCTTGGGGGCACACACTGACTCGCCTTCTTTCAAGCTCAAACCCCAATCCTCGGTGCGTTCCTTCACCTGGAACCAAGTGGGCGTAGAAGTCTATGGCGGCCCGCTGCTAAACTCGTGGCTCGACCGCGAGCTCTGCATCGCCGGGCGACTCGTCACCGCCATCGACGGCACCCTTACCTCACATCTGGTGAAAACCGCGCCGGTCGCTCGCATACCGCAGCTTGCAATCCACCTCGACCGCGACGCCAACAACGGTCTCAAACTCGATAAACAGGGCAACATCTACCCCGTCTGGGGCGCGGGGGACTCCACCGGCGACGTCCTAGGCTACCTTGCTTCACACACCGAAAACGGCGCTATCGACCCCGAAAAAATCGTCGGCTACGACCTGCTACTAGCAGACACCCAAGCCCCCCGCGTCTTTGGCGAAAACCAAGAATTCTTCGCATCAGGACGCCTCGACAATCTTTCATCGGTACACGCCGGACTCACCGCTCTCACCCGCTTCACCGCGTCCGACGCCTACGCTAGCGCCCAGCACACTGTCATACTCGCCGCCTTCGACCACGAAGAAATCGGCTCGGAATCCCGATCAGGTGCCGCCGGGTCCTTCCTCGAAGACATCCTGGTACGCCTGAGCGCAGCCCGCGGGGAAAGCACCGAAGAACACCGACGATCCATCGCAGAATCCTTCTGCCTCTCATCGGACGCCGGTCACCTGTTACACCCCAACTACGCAGGTCACCATGACCCGCGCGTCCGCCCCGCACCAGCAGCCGGACCCCTACTAAAAATCAACGCCAACCAGCGCTACGCCACGGACGCGCTCGGTGCAGGAACCTTCGCGCTCGCCTGCCAGAAAGCGGGGGTTCCCTACCAGGAGTTCGTTTCAAACAATAATGTTCCGTGCGGTTCAACCATCGGCCCCATTACCGCAACCCGCCTGGGCATTCGCACCGTGGACGTAGGTCTGGGGCTACTCTCGATGCACTCCGCGCGCGAAATGTGCCACGTGGACGACGTCGCCTACCTAACCCGCGCCATCGAGGGATTCTTTGCGCTGTAG
- a CDS encoding DUF4870 domain-containing protein: MTQNPYNHNPEQPTQPHPVYGQPGYSQPGFEHRMPHQGGAFNGMPADTKSLALLIHVGTLAATYLSGTLLGFAVPLIFWFIYKDKPGYGYLRATAAGAFNFSFTMWIINMIANISIIVTLGVAAFVVWPIYLVTGIAMLVIHILAAIKTNNGEFYTYPLQMKVLN, from the coding sequence ATGACCCAGAACCCTTATAACCACAATCCTGAGCAGCCAACTCAGCCGCACCCTGTATACGGGCAGCCCGGTTACTCTCAGCCCGGCTTCGAACATCGGATGCCTCATCAGGGCGGTGCTTTTAACGGTATGCCCGCTGATACTAAGAGCCTCGCCCTCCTGATTCATGTTGGCACCCTCGCCGCCACCTATCTCAGCGGTACTCTTTTGGGCTTCGCTGTGCCGCTGATTTTTTGGTTTATTTACAAAGACAAGCCCGGCTACGGTTACCTTCGCGCAACCGCCGCTGGTGCTTTCAACTTCAGCTTCACCATGTGGATCATCAACATGATCGCTAATATCTCCATCATCGTCACCTTGGGCGTTGCAGCTTTTGTTGTCTGGCCGATCTACCTGGTCACCGGAATCGCTATGCTGGTGATTCATATTCTTGCTGCCATCAAAACCAACAACGGTGAGTTCTACACTTACCCGCTGCAGATGAAGGTACTCAACTAA
- a CDS encoding polysaccharide pyruvyl transferase family protein, whose translation MKILVLSDMGQQTYHVGDEAMGIAAADEMISRGHEVVFLTRSTEHSQRFVGAGDYHPTLPFPWPPADRERYLADLIRFVEGERDFTFPETEADYTRFVEGVAEADAVLLAGGGNMNSRYGWLLYERVALLSVAHHLGKPVVVSGQSLGPVLSGHDAGVLASALSQVDVVSMREVTSFTWCRTRGIAALAGLDDATFYEPGERRLPGEGELYLPEDYLSVTFNHLSDEQVEAAAQLLDRASEELGLAPVFVPHMGDPALGNGDVVLHQRIAERMKARSTVLPMVHADTAVRVHRGAALVLTTRYHPAVLALAYGVPALGLLPDAFTDIRLGGALSHYGLEDFALALDLLDSPHAVFDALAELHSRRAELSAALTSRGEQLRLFQKKWWDAVAATLTGAEADLPILQPAAPLSSSSQDASGTWRQFNELLRPVARRLSFEAQTAEAEFDRAQSYNRR comes from the coding sequence ATGAAGATTCTGGTTCTTTCAGATATGGGTCAGCAGACCTATCATGTGGGTGATGAGGCGATGGGCATCGCTGCTGCCGATGAGATGATCAGCCGCGGGCATGAGGTTGTTTTTCTGACCCGTTCCACTGAGCATTCTCAGCGTTTTGTGGGCGCCGGCGATTACCACCCCACTCTGCCCTTCCCCTGGCCCCCGGCTGATCGCGAGCGATACCTTGCCGACCTGATTCGCTTTGTGGAGGGCGAGCGTGATTTCACCTTCCCTGAGACTGAAGCTGATTACACCCGTTTTGTAGAGGGCGTTGCAGAGGCGGATGCTGTGCTGTTGGCTGGCGGTGGCAACATGAACTCCCGCTACGGCTGGCTACTCTATGAGCGCGTGGCGCTGCTGAGCGTAGCCCACCATCTGGGTAAGCCGGTGGTTGTTTCCGGTCAGTCGCTGGGTCCGGTTCTTTCCGGGCACGACGCAGGGGTTTTGGCATCCGCTCTTAGCCAGGTTGATGTGGTGAGTATGCGTGAGGTTACCTCTTTCACCTGGTGCCGCACGCGCGGTATCGCCGCTCTTGCAGGTCTTGATGATGCGACTTTCTATGAGCCGGGCGAGCGCCGTCTGCCCGGTGAAGGCGAGCTTTACCTGCCAGAGGACTACCTCTCGGTGACCTTCAACCATCTGAGCGATGAGCAGGTGGAAGCGGCGGCGCAGTTGCTAGATCGCGCGTCTGAAGAGCTTGGTCTTGCCCCGGTTTTCGTTCCTCACATGGGGGATCCTGCCCTGGGCAATGGTGATGTTGTCTTGCACCAGCGCATTGCCGAACGCATGAAGGCACGTTCCACGGTTCTGCCCATGGTTCACGCTGATACGGCGGTTCGGGTGCATCGCGGGGCTGCCCTCGTGCTGACTACCCGCTACCACCCGGCAGTTCTAGCGCTTGCCTACGGGGTTCCGGCGTTGGGTCTACTGCCCGATGCTTTCACTGATATCCGCTTGGGCGGGGCGCTTTCCCACTATGGTTTAGAGGATTTCGCGCTGGCTCTTGACTTGCTGGATTCCCCCCATGCGGTCTTTGATGCCCTGGCGGAGCTTCACTCCCGCAGAGCAGAGCTGTCAGCGGCTTTAACCAGCCGTGGTGAGCAGCTACGTCTCTTTCAGAAGAAGTGGTGGGACGCCGTGGCGGCAACTTTGACAGGTGCTGAGGCTGACCTGCCGATTCTGCAACCGGCAGCCCCGCTCAGCTCCAGCTCTCAGGACGCGTCCGGCACCTGGCGTCAGTTCAACGAGCTGTTGCGCCCAGTAGCGCGCAGACTCTCCTTTGAGGCGCAGACCGCAGAAGCTGAGTTTGATAGGGCACAATCCTACAATCGCAGGTAA